Proteins from one Legionella taurinensis genomic window:
- a CDS encoding histidine triad nucleotide-binding protein: MDCLFCRIIKGEIPATVLFDDPEVMVIRDIRPQAPTHLLVLPKKHIATINDTDSNDEQLLGRMILTAKKMAHHEHLSDVGYRLVFNVNAGGGQEVYHIHLHVLGGRQMTWPPG; this comes from the coding sequence ATGGATTGTCTCTTTTGCAGGATTATCAAAGGGGAGATTCCGGCCACGGTGCTTTTTGATGATCCGGAAGTCATGGTGATTCGTGATATCAGACCACAGGCTCCTACTCACCTGCTGGTGCTGCCTAAAAAACACATTGCAACCATTAATGACACGGACAGTAACGATGAGCAATTGCTTGGCCGCATGATTCTGACTGCCAAAAAGATGGCACATCATGAGCATTTAAGCGATGTCGGATATCGCCTTGTTTTTAATGTGAATGCAGGTGGCGGACAGGAAGTTTATCATATTCACTTACATGTACTGGGTGGCCGGCAAATGACCTGGCCGCCGGGTTAG
- the rpsO gene encoding 30S ribosomal protein S15 → MSLTSAQTAEIVDQNRRTEKDTGSPEVQVSLITNRIQYLTDHFKAHKKDFHSRRGLQELVNKRRKLLKYLKRKDQARYQTLIQKLGLRDSY, encoded by the coding sequence ATGTCGCTAACTAGCGCACAAACAGCAGAAATTGTGGATCAGAACAGACGAACTGAGAAAGATACTGGCTCTCCAGAGGTGCAGGTTTCTTTAATTACCAATCGTATTCAATACTTGACAGACCACTTTAAGGCCCATAAAAAAGATTTCCATTCACGCCGTGGTTTGCAGGAACTGGTTAACAAGCGACGCAAGCTGTTAAAATACTTAAAAAGAAAGGATCAAGCCCGTTATCAAACGCTGATCCAGAAGCTTGGTCTGCGGGATTCCTATTGA
- a CDS encoding monovalent cation:proton antiporter-2 (CPA2) family protein, which produces MNNHLLSNVFIFLASAALIVPLASRFKLGSVLGYLIIGALIGPYGFKLIGNPSQIMHFAEFGVIMMLFLIGLELEPATLWRLRKMIVGLGSLQVVLTSTILCLLGLLFGYRWQSSLAVSMALTLSSTALVIQMLEEKNLLKTAEGETSFAVLLFQDIAVIPILIIMPLLAAATTTAAPQEATLLALFPSWAHPFIVASVIGTMIIAGHFFSSHLFFIVARTHLREVFTATSLALIVGITLLMEAVGVSPALGAFVAGVVLANSEYKRTLETDIQPFKGLLLGLFFISVGMSINFNLLEARWGELLGAVGLLIVIKAAVLLFLGWQFGLTKIQRIGFALALSQGGEFAFVLFKFASHLNVISEQTAAFYTLVVALSMATTPFIMLVYQRFIVPHYLSLLPKQPFDTIHEQQDIILVGYGRFGQIIGRFLTGHGIKLTILEKDPEQIKLLRKFGYKGYFGDAARLDLLLNAGVAKAKLLVIAVGNPDVSLDIVEMTRQNFPHLKIYARARNRSHAYQLHKAGVDYFKRETFDSSLTMAQEIMAFLGHSPDTLRRKAKAFLQLDEASLKQSFEFFEKEAEMISYVRQVNGELERILKSDQEFEHPKGRFGKMATSENPLRD; this is translated from the coding sequence ATGAATAACCATCTCCTAAGCAATGTGTTTATTTTTCTCGCCTCGGCCGCCCTGATTGTGCCGCTGGCCAGCCGTTTTAAACTGGGCTCCGTGCTGGGCTATTTAATCATTGGCGCCCTGATTGGACCCTACGGTTTTAAACTGATTGGCAACCCCAGCCAAATCATGCACTTTGCAGAATTTGGCGTGATCATGATGCTTTTTTTGATTGGCCTTGAACTGGAGCCGGCCACCCTGTGGCGCCTGCGCAAAATGATCGTGGGACTGGGCAGCCTGCAGGTGGTGTTAACCTCCACCATTCTTTGCCTCCTGGGGCTGTTGTTTGGCTATCGCTGGCAAAGCAGCCTGGCAGTGAGCATGGCATTGACGCTTTCTTCTACAGCCCTGGTTATTCAAATGCTTGAAGAAAAAAACCTGCTGAAAACTGCCGAAGGGGAAACCTCGTTTGCCGTACTGCTGTTTCAGGATATTGCGGTTATCCCTATTCTTATCATCATGCCGCTGCTCGCCGCTGCCACCACGACAGCCGCACCGCAGGAAGCCACGCTGCTTGCCCTGTTCCCCTCCTGGGCTCATCCCTTCATCGTCGCCAGCGTCATCGGCACCATGATCATTGCCGGCCACTTTTTCTCAAGCCATCTGTTTTTTATTGTGGCAAGGACTCACCTTCGGGAAGTATTTACAGCCACGTCGCTTGCCCTGATTGTCGGCATTACCCTGTTGATGGAAGCCGTCGGCGTGTCGCCTGCCCTTGGCGCCTTTGTGGCCGGAGTGGTGCTCGCCAACTCAGAATACAAACGTACACTGGAGACTGATATCCAGCCTTTTAAAGGCCTATTGCTGGGTTTATTCTTTATCTCCGTGGGCATGAGCATTAATTTTAACCTGCTTGAGGCACGATGGGGTGAGCTGCTGGGTGCCGTGGGTCTTCTGATTGTGATCAAAGCCGCCGTGCTTTTATTTCTGGGATGGCAATTCGGCCTGACCAAGATTCAACGCATCGGTTTTGCCCTGGCCTTGTCTCAGGGCGGCGAGTTCGCGTTTGTTCTGTTCAAATTCGCTTCCCATTTAAATGTTATCAGCGAGCAGACAGCCGCCTTTTATACACTGGTTGTCGCCCTTTCCATGGCAACGACTCCTTTTATCATGCTGGTTTATCAACGTTTTATTGTGCCTCATTACTTAAGCCTGTTACCCAAACAACCCTTTGATACCATCCACGAACAACAAGACATTATTCTTGTTGGCTATGGGCGCTTTGGTCAAATCATTGGGCGATTTTTAACTGGGCATGGCATTAAATTAACCATATTGGAAAAGGACCCCGAGCAGATTAAATTGTTGCGTAAATTCGGTTACAAGGGGTACTTTGGCGATGCCGCGAGACTCGATTTGCTGCTCAACGCCGGTGTGGCCAAGGCTAAATTACTGGTGATTGCCGTAGGTAATCCAGACGTCAGTCTCGACATTGTCGAAATGACTAGACAGAATTTTCCTCACTTAAAAATTTATGCCCGCGCCCGCAACCGCAGCCATGCCTACCAACTGCATAAAGCCGGGGTGGATTATTTTAAACGGGAAACGTTTGATTCGTCATTGACCATGGCTCAGGAGATTATGGCCTTCCTTGGACATAGCCCTGACACGTTGCGCCGCAAGGCCAAAGCCTTTTTACAACTGGATGAAGCCTCATTAAAGCAATCCTTTGAATTCTTTGAAAAGGAAGCCGAGATGATCAGTTATGTACGTCAGGTGAACGGGGAGTTGGAGCGCATATTAAAAAGCGACCAGGAATTTGAGCATCCCAAAGGCCGCTTTGGAAAAATGGCAACGTCTGAAAATCCGCTAAGGGATTAA
- the nuoN gene encoding NADH-quinone oxidoreductase subunit NuoN has product MTSLLDNIHVALPEIILLITAVLALLSDLFLRDYCKNIALTLSIIGLVLCTVISALLLGSYKSIIFGGLFISDDSAQLMKIFIYLCAIFSFIYSRQYVDERQMPAGDYYVLGLFSTLGMMVLVSAHSLLTIYLGLELLSLPLYAMTAIRRTNSDAAEAAMKYFVMGAIASGMMLYGLSLIYGATGKLDLLDIANAIAANWQEQDTLLSFGLVFIMVGVGFKLASMPFHMWAPDVYQGAPTSVTLFLSAAPKIAAIGMTLRLLTLALVDISAQWQQLLLIMALLSTGFGNLFAIAQSNIKRLLAYSAISHVGYALFGILTATEAGYAAGLYYVLVYSIMTVGAFGLIVLLSNHGLEVENVDDLKGLNKRNPWIAFLMLIVMFSMAGVPPTVGFFTKLLVLKALVDVHLTWVAVLGLLFAVVGAYYYVRIVKVMYFDEARDSAPVQLSTSSQIFYSINCLSLLYLGIFPSGLISACINAFA; this is encoded by the coding sequence ATGACGTCCTTGCTTGATAATATCCACGTAGCTTTACCGGAAATCATCCTGTTGATTACAGCGGTTTTGGCTCTGCTCAGCGACCTGTTTTTGCGTGATTACTGTAAAAACATTGCATTGACTTTGTCCATTATTGGATTGGTCCTCTGTACGGTTATCAGTGCCTTGTTACTCGGAAGTTACAAATCCATTATCTTTGGTGGTTTGTTTATCAGCGATGACAGTGCGCAGTTAATGAAAATCTTTATTTACCTGTGTGCCATTTTTTCGTTTATTTATTCGCGTCAATACGTCGATGAACGTCAGATGCCTGCCGGGGATTATTATGTTCTTGGTCTTTTTTCCACCTTGGGGATGATGGTATTAGTCTCGGCGCATTCGTTATTGACTATTTATCTTGGTTTGGAGTTGTTATCCCTGCCTTTGTACGCCATGACTGCTATCCGTAGAACCAACAGTGATGCAGCCGAAGCGGCGATGAAGTACTTTGTGATGGGTGCCATTGCTTCCGGGATGATGCTGTACGGATTGTCTTTAATTTATGGTGCTACCGGAAAATTGGATCTCCTGGATATCGCCAATGCGATCGCGGCCAATTGGCAGGAGCAGGACACACTGCTTTCCTTTGGGCTGGTTTTCATTATGGTCGGTGTGGGCTTTAAACTCGCCTCCATGCCTTTTCATATGTGGGCACCCGATGTCTATCAGGGAGCGCCTACCTCCGTCACACTGTTTTTAAGTGCCGCCCCTAAAATTGCTGCCATTGGCATGACCCTTCGTCTGCTGACTCTTGCCCTGGTTGATATTTCAGCCCAATGGCAACAGTTGTTGTTGATCATGGCGCTGTTGTCGACGGGATTTGGAAATCTGTTTGCCATCGCCCAAAGCAACATCAAACGACTGCTTGCCTATTCAGCCATTTCCCATGTTGGTTATGCGCTTTTCGGTATCCTTACCGCGACCGAAGCGGGCTATGCGGCGGGTCTTTATTATGTACTGGTTTATTCCATTATGACGGTGGGTGCCTTTGGCTTGATTGTCTTACTGTCTAACCATGGGCTGGAAGTAGAAAACGTCGATGATTTAAAAGGGTTGAATAAACGCAACCCCTGGATTGCCTTCCTGATGCTCATTGTCATGTTTTCCATGGCTGGTGTTCCTCCTACCGTTGGCTTTTTTACCAAGCTGTTAGTGCTGAAAGCCCTGGTGGATGTGCATTTAACCTGGGTTGCTGTCTTAGGTTTACTCTTTGCGGTTGTAGGCGCTTATTACTATGTCCGTATCGTCAAGGTCATGTACTTTGATGAAGCGAGAGACAGTGCACCTGTTCAGTTAAGCACGTCATCACAAATTTTTTATTCCATTAATTGTTTGTCACTCCTTTACCTGGGAATTTTCCCTTCTGGATTGATCAGTGCCTGCATTAATGCGTTTGCTTAA
- the rimP gene encoding ribosome maturation factor RimP, which translates to MIRTDIQELLEPLVNSLGYELWGCEYLSQGRHSLLRIYIDKEEGIGIGDCERVSKQISALLDVEDPISGNYSLEISSPGIPRPLFYKKHYHRYLGHDIQLKLYKPVNGSRKLSGTIAAVEEDTLKLLVNETPVDVQLSNIVKANLTGE; encoded by the coding sequence ATGATAAGAACAGATATTCAGGAACTATTGGAACCTTTGGTGAATAGCCTGGGCTATGAACTCTGGGGCTGTGAATATTTGTCACAGGGGCGGCATTCGTTATTGCGTATTTATATCGATAAAGAAGAAGGCATCGGGATTGGTGACTGTGAACGAGTCAGTAAGCAGATTAGCGCTTTACTGGATGTTGAAGATCCTATTTCCGGCAATTATAGTCTTGAAATATCATCACCCGGTATACCCAGGCCTCTGTTTTATAAAAAACATTACCATCGATACCTTGGGCATGATATACAGTTAAAGTTATATAAACCCGTAAATGGAAGCCGTAAACTGTCTGGCACGATTGCCGCAGTGGAGGAGGATACTCTGAAATTACTGGTCAACGAGACACCCGTAGACGTGCAATTATCCAATATTGTGAAAGCAAATTTGACAGGCGAGTGA
- the pnp gene encoding polyribonucleotide nucleotidyltransferase, with protein MSKFTKEVQFGEHTLILETGEIARQADGAIFASMGGTQVLVTVVGKKDGAEDNGFFPLTVNYQEKTYAAGKIPGGFNKREGRPSENETLTSRLMDRPLRPLFPEGFRNEVQIIATVMSLNPEVPADIVSMIAASAALAISGIPFMGPIGAARVGYQDGIYLLNPSYKATQQSDLDLVVAGTEDAILMVESEARELTEEVMLGAVLYGHEMMKGVIRAIKEMASEVGKPAWNWTAPATDTSLIARIGELATTRFNEAYLIKDKQQRHQRLQEARQFVIDTLVQERDDVKVDAVAEIMESLEKTIVRNRILDGEPRIDGRDQRTVRPIAIRTKFLERTHGSALFTRGETQAIVAATLGNERDAQTLDGLYGETKDRFMLHYNFPPYSVGEVGMVGSPKRREIGHGRLAKRSLMAVLPTASEFPYVLRVVSDITESNGSSSMATVCGTSLALMDAGVPLKAPVAGVAMGLIKDNDRFAVLTDILGDEDHLGDMDFKVAGTEKGVTALQMDIKITGITKEIMEQALEQALAGRKHILGVMNNALSEHRGELSQHAPRITTMKVAEDKIRTIIGKGGATIKGLIESTGVSIDIDDSGVVQLFSPDAEALEEAQRQIKALIAEIEVGQTYKGKVSKIVDFGAFINLLPGKDGLLHISQICSDRSQKVESVLSEGQEIEVFVAGVDKQGRVKLEWKDKPQTAEKAADAPVTTEETVDLSHDEMDETQIKSTEEEE; from the coding sequence GTGTCAAAATTCACTAAAGAAGTGCAATTCGGGGAACACACCCTGATTTTGGAAACTGGCGAAATAGCCAGACAGGCGGATGGAGCTATTTTTGCCAGCATGGGCGGGACTCAGGTATTGGTGACTGTGGTCGGTAAGAAAGACGGCGCCGAAGACAATGGTTTTTTCCCCTTGACGGTTAATTACCAGGAAAAGACCTATGCCGCGGGCAAAATTCCAGGTGGCTTTAACAAGCGTGAAGGCCGTCCCAGTGAAAATGAAACCTTGACTTCGCGACTGATGGACAGGCCATTGCGTCCCCTGTTCCCTGAAGGATTCCGTAATGAAGTGCAAATCATTGCTACGGTGATGTCGTTAAATCCCGAAGTGCCTGCCGATATCGTGTCCATGATTGCAGCTTCCGCAGCATTGGCTATTTCAGGTATCCCCTTTATGGGACCTATCGGCGCTGCCCGTGTCGGTTACCAGGATGGCATTTATTTATTAAATCCCAGCTACAAAGCCACTCAGCAGTCCGATCTGGATTTGGTTGTTGCCGGAACAGAAGATGCGATTTTAATGGTCGAATCTGAAGCACGCGAGCTGACGGAAGAAGTAATGCTGGGCGCTGTGCTGTATGGCCATGAAATGATGAAAGGCGTTATTCGCGCGATTAAAGAAATGGCTAGCGAAGTGGGTAAACCAGCCTGGAACTGGACTGCGCCAGCAACAGACACCTCATTGATTGCCCGAATAGGTGAATTGGCAACCACTCGCTTTAACGAAGCGTACTTAATTAAAGACAAACAACAACGTCATCAGCGTCTCCAGGAAGCTCGTCAATTCGTGATTGATACGTTGGTCCAGGAACGTGATGATGTCAAAGTGGATGCTGTGGCTGAAATCATGGAATCCCTGGAAAAAACCATCGTACGTAATCGTATTCTCGATGGCGAACCCCGTATTGATGGACGTGATCAACGCACGGTCCGCCCCATTGCTATTCGTACCAAGTTTCTTGAGCGTACCCATGGTTCCGCCTTGTTTACCCGTGGTGAAACGCAGGCCATCGTTGCCGCCACTTTGGGTAACGAGCGCGATGCACAAACACTGGACGGTCTGTATGGTGAGACGAAGGATCGCTTCATGCTGCATTATAATTTCCCTCCCTATTCGGTCGGTGAAGTCGGTATGGTCGGCAGTCCCAAACGCCGTGAAATAGGCCATGGCCGCCTGGCAAAACGAAGTCTGATGGCTGTATTACCTACGGCTTCGGAGTTCCCTTATGTGCTTCGCGTTGTGTCCGATATTACTGAGTCCAACGGTTCCAGCTCCATGGCGACCGTCTGCGGAACAAGCCTTGCTCTGATGGATGCGGGAGTGCCGCTCAAAGCGCCTGTGGCGGGTGTGGCGATGGGCCTTATCAAGGATAACGATCGTTTTGCTGTGCTGACGGATATTCTGGGTGACGAAGATCATCTGGGTGACATGGACTTTAAAGTGGCCGGAACCGAAAAGGGCGTCACCGCACTGCAAATGGACATCAAAATTACCGGAATCACCAAAGAAATCATGGAACAGGCGCTGGAGCAGGCGCTGGCCGGACGAAAGCACATCCTGGGCGTGATGAATAATGCGTTGTCTGAACACCGTGGTGAACTGTCTCAACATGCACCACGCATCACTACCATGAAAGTGGCGGAAGACAAAATTCGCACCATCATTGGTAAAGGTGGCGCCACGATCAAAGGCTTGATTGAAAGCACCGGTGTTTCTATCGATATCGATGATAGCGGTGTCGTGCAACTCTTTTCTCCAGATGCCGAGGCGCTGGAAGAAGCACAACGCCAGATTAAAGCACTGATCGCAGAAATTGAAGTAGGGCAAACCTATAAAGGGAAGGTCAGCAAGATTGTTGATTTCGGTGCGTTCATTAATCTGCTGCCCGGTAAAGACGGCCTTCTGCACATTTCACAGATTTGCAGTGATCGTTCTCAGAAAGTAGAGTCGGTCTTAAGTGAAGGTCAGGAAATTGAAGTATTCGTGGCTGGCGTTGACAAGCAGGGACGTGTAAAACTGGAGTGGAAGGATAAACCGCAGACGGCAGAAAAAGCAGCGGATGCTCCGGTAACCACTGAAGAAACCGTTGATCTCTCCCATGACGAGATGGACGAGACGCAAATCAAATCCACCGAAGAAGAAGAATAA
- the nusA gene encoding transcription termination factor NusA yields MSKELLFIAEALSNEKGVSKEVVLQAIQAALESATRKLSEKEMGIRVKLDNRTGEYETFRYWDVVEDDAVEFPDQEIGITEARTRSPSIQVGERIEEPMPSIEFGRIAAQTARQVIMQKVREAERQQVVDQFQSKLGQLVYGTVKKVTRDNIIIDLGGKAEAFMPRQEMLPNEMFRPNDRVRAYLYEITPQSRGPQLYVSRIRNEMLIELFRIEVPEIGENVIEVKAAAREPGNRAKIAVKTNDGRIDPVGACVGMRGARVQAVSSELGGERVDIILWDDNPAQLVINAMAPADISSIVVDEDSHTMDLAVQKEQLSQAIGRNGQNVRLASQLTGWTLNVMTVEDFNNKSQEESQKTINLFTSALEIDEEIASLLVANGFSSLEEIAYVPKEELMAIEEFDEEIVEELRNRANDCLLTQALSSGQSGDQPSESLLTMEGMTNDIAAKLAAKGITTMDDLAEQSVDELLDIPGMTEKKAGELIMKAREPWFS; encoded by the coding sequence ATGAGTAAAGAATTGTTATTTATTGCTGAGGCATTATCCAACGAAAAAGGCGTCAGCAAAGAAGTAGTATTGCAAGCAATCCAGGCAGCCCTGGAATCGGCCACCCGCAAACTGTCAGAAAAGGAAATGGGCATCCGCGTCAAACTGGATAACCGCACTGGCGAGTACGAAACATTCCGTTATTGGGACGTGGTTGAAGATGACGCCGTGGAATTCCCGGATCAGGAAATAGGAATTACCGAGGCCAGAACACGATCGCCTTCCATTCAGGTCGGTGAGCGAATTGAAGAGCCAATGCCCTCCATTGAATTCGGACGAATTGCGGCGCAAACTGCCCGTCAGGTCATTATGCAGAAAGTCCGAGAGGCAGAAAGACAACAAGTGGTTGATCAGTTCCAGTCCAAGCTGGGTCAATTGGTCTATGGTACAGTCAAAAAGGTCACTCGCGATAACATCATCATTGATTTAGGCGGCAAGGCTGAAGCATTCATGCCTCGACAGGAAATGCTGCCCAATGAAATGTTCAGACCCAATGATCGTGTACGGGCGTATTTATACGAAATTACCCCTCAGTCTCGTGGTCCGCAATTGTATGTCAGCCGTATACGCAATGAGATGTTGATTGAATTATTCCGCATTGAAGTGCCAGAGATTGGCGAAAACGTGATTGAAGTGAAAGCGGCTGCCCGTGAACCGGGTAATCGTGCCAAGATTGCTGTGAAGACCAATGACGGCCGTATTGACCCTGTGGGTGCCTGCGTCGGTATGCGCGGTGCGCGTGTTCAGGCTGTATCCAGTGAACTGGGTGGTGAGCGGGTCGATATCATCCTCTGGGATGACAACCCGGCCCAATTGGTTATTAATGCCATGGCGCCTGCTGACATCAGTTCAATTGTCGTCGATGAAGACAGCCACACCATGGATCTGGCGGTTCAGAAAGAACAGCTTTCTCAGGCTATCGGACGTAATGGTCAGAATGTGCGCCTGGCCAGTCAATTGACCGGTTGGACTTTGAACGTCATGACCGTTGAAGATTTTAACAATAAAAGCCAGGAAGAATCGCAAAAGACCATCAACTTATTCACCAGTGCGCTGGAGATTGATGAAGAAATCGCTTCCCTGCTGGTGGCGAATGGCTTTTCTTCACTGGAAGAAATCGCCTATGTTCCCAAAGAGGAACTCATGGCGATTGAGGAATTCGATGAAGAGATTGTTGAAGAGTTAAGGAACAGAGCGAATGATTGCCTTCTGACTCAAGCCTTGTCGTCCGGGCAGTCGGGGGATCAGCCGTCCGAATCATTATTAACGATGGAAGGCATGACTAACGATATCGCCGCCAAACTGGCCGCCAAAGGCATTACGACCATGGACGACCTGGCTGAGCAATCGGTTGATGAATTACTTGATATACCTGGAATGACTGAAAAGAAAGCGGGTGAATTGATCATGAAGGCCCGTGAACCCTGGTTTTCATAA
- the folE gene encoding GTP cyclohydrolase I FolE has protein sequence MQELYKKILEEIGEDPSREGLRDTPERAANAMRYLTKGYAEDLNDIINNALFESDMSEMVIVKEIELYSMCEHHLLPFLGKCHVGYLPSGKVLGLSKIARIVDYFARRLQIQERLTTEIAACIESITGARGVGVVIEAKHLCMMMRGVEKQNSIMTTSVMLGDMRNNSNTRSEFLKLIR, from the coding sequence ATGCAAGAATTGTATAAAAAAATATTGGAAGAGATAGGCGAAGACCCTTCACGTGAAGGGTTGCGGGATACACCGGAGCGTGCTGCCAATGCCATGCGTTATCTGACGAAAGGCTATGCGGAAGATTTAAACGACATCATCAATAATGCGCTGTTCGAATCCGACATGAGCGAGATGGTGATTGTGAAAGAAATCGAATTGTACTCGATGTGTGAGCATCACCTGCTGCCCTTCCTCGGGAAATGCCATGTGGGCTATTTACCCAGCGGGAAAGTGCTTGGTCTTTCTAAAATAGCCCGCATTGTTGACTATTTTGCCCGGCGTTTACAAATTCAGGAACGACTGACTACGGAAATTGCCGCCTGCATTGAAAGCATCACTGGTGCACGGGGAGTCGGTGTGGTCATTGAGGCCAAGCACCTGTGTATGATGATGCGCGGGGTCGAAAAGCAAAACTCCATCATGACCACCTCGGTGATGCTGGGTGACATGCGCAACAACTCCAACACGCGCAGCGAGTTTTTAAAGTTAATCCGTTAA
- the truB gene encoding tRNA pseudouridine(55) synthase TruB — MSNVSRKQAIDGILLVNKPQGLSSNAVLQKVKRLYHAEKAGHTGSLDPLATGMLPVCFGEATKFSQYALDDDKTYEATGLLGIKTTTADSMGEILTKVDAVHVTQERLQAVIQEFIGLSHQTPSMFSALKHKGTPLYKYARNGIDIERASRAITIKELRLLDFDGQQFKIRVSCSKGTYIRNLVEDIGDKLGTGAHVTQLHRLHTNGYSEYPMHSLESLEAANQEQLTACLLPMETTVRHFPTLQLTDEELANLRLGRVISPMNATAYTTEIRLYDSKGQFAGLGAFDEAGAFKVKRLLSEQAFRARG; from the coding sequence ATGAGCAACGTGAGCCGTAAACAAGCCATTGACGGGATATTGCTGGTCAATAAACCCCAAGGTCTGTCATCCAATGCCGTACTGCAAAAGGTAAAGCGGCTTTATCATGCTGAAAAGGCGGGCCACACCGGCAGTCTGGACCCATTGGCTACCGGCATGCTTCCTGTCTGTTTTGGTGAGGCGACGAAATTCAGCCAATACGCGCTTGACGATGATAAAACCTACGAAGCGACGGGTTTGCTAGGAATTAAAACCACAACGGCCGATTCCATGGGTGAAATCCTAACTAAAGTGGACGCTGTTCATGTGACCCAGGAACGCCTTCAGGCTGTGATTCAGGAATTCATTGGCTTAAGCCACCAGACGCCATCCATGTTTTCTGCCTTAAAGCACAAGGGTACACCCTTATATAAGTACGCAAGAAACGGCATTGATATTGAACGTGCTTCACGCGCAATCACCATCAAGGAACTTCGCTTACTGGATTTTGACGGACAACAGTTTAAAATCAGGGTGAGTTGCAGCAAAGGAACGTACATTCGAAACCTGGTGGAAGACATTGGTGATAAATTAGGTACAGGCGCGCACGTGACGCAGTTGCATCGCCTGCACACAAACGGTTATTCCGAGTACCCCATGCACAGTCTGGAATCGCTGGAGGCAGCCAATCAAGAGCAATTGACAGCCTGCCTGCTGCCGATGGAAACCACGGTACGGCATTTTCCTACGCTCCAATTAACCGATGAGGAGTTGGCTAATCTGAGGCTTGGACGTGTCATTTCTCCGATGAATGCCACGGCGTACACAACTGAAATCCGTTTATATGACAGCAAGGGACAGTTTGCTGGTCTCGGTGCTTTTGATGAAGCCGGTGCTTTTAAGGTCAAGCGTTTACTCAGTGAGCAGGCCTTCCGCGCACGTGGGTGA
- the rbfA gene encoding 30S ribosome-binding factor RbfA: MSNDFKRTDRVAEMLQRKLSQIIQQEIKDPRLPSFVTISGVKVSGDLSHAKVYFTVLGDENKQAAVILNTAASYLRTALARTIKLRTVPQLHFVYDESIEYGRRLSKLIDEVNPDDQDEQREP; encoded by the coding sequence ATGAGTAATGACTTTAAACGAACGGATCGCGTAGCCGAAATGCTGCAGCGTAAATTATCGCAGATCATTCAACAGGAGATTAAAGATCCACGACTGCCCAGTTTTGTCACCATTTCCGGCGTCAAGGTTTCAGGTGATTTAAGCCACGCCAAGGTGTACTTTACGGTGTTGGGTGATGAGAACAAGCAGGCGGCAGTGATTTTGAATACAGCCGCCAGCTATTTGCGCACTGCCTTAGCCCGTACGATTAAATTGCGCACGGTTCCCCAGCTTCATTTTGTCTATGACGAATCCATTGAATACGGCCGGCGCTTAAGTAAGTTAATTGATGAAGTCAACCCTGACGATCAAGATGAGCAACGTGAGCCGTAA
- the ppa gene encoding inorganic diphosphatase, which translates to MGLMQIKSGRDVPNEINVIIEIPMHGEPVKYEVDKHTGALFVDRFMTTAMFYPTNYGYIPNTLSEDGDPVDVLVVTPVPLISGSAIPCRVVGMLKMTDEAGVDAKLLAVPTNKLTKMYESVKTYADLPRQLLLSLEHFFQHYKDLEEGKWVKITGWEGPEAAREEIVASVERFNSKDN; encoded by the coding sequence ATGGGCTTAATGCAAATTAAAAGTGGTCGTGATGTTCCAAATGAAATCAATGTCATTATTGAAATTCCCATGCACGGCGAGCCTGTCAAATACGAAGTCGACAAGCATACCGGCGCGTTATTCGTTGATCGCTTCATGACGACCGCCATGTTTTACCCCACTAACTACGGCTACATTCCCAATACGCTGTCTGAAGACGGGGATCCCGTTGATGTGCTGGTGGTGACCCCTGTTCCGTTGATAAGCGGTTCTGCTATTCCCTGTCGGGTGGTGGGTATGCTCAAAATGACAGACGAGGCAGGCGTGGATGCCAAATTACTGGCTGTCCCCACCAACAAGCTCACCAAAATGTATGAGTCAGTAAAAACCTATGCGGATTTGCCGCGGCAATTATTATTGTCTCTGGAACATTTCTTCCAGCACTACAAGGATCTTGAGGAAGGCAAATGGGTAAAAATTACCGGTTGGGAAGGACCCGAGGCGGCCAGAGAAGAGATTGTTGCCAGCGTTGAGCGTTTTAACAGTAAAGACAATTAA